A single genomic interval of Neisseria leonii harbors:
- the gtfA gene encoding sucrose phosphorylase encodes MGIKNQAMLITYADSLGSNLKDLKSVLEKHMDGVIGGIHILPFFPSSGDRGFAPMDYTQVDPAFGNWEDVRVLAEKYDLMFDFMVNHISAQSPYFQDFLANKDESAYRSLFIRYKEFWPGGEPTAEQVDAIYKRKPRAPYRMAEFSDGTSEKVWCTFDEEQVDLDVTAPVTKQFIKDNLTFLARQGASIIRLDAFAYANKRIGTDCFFVEPDIWQTLKECADTLDAHQVAVLPEIHEHYTIQLKIAEHGYYVYDFALPMLVLHTLFSGRVDRLAHWLAVCPRKQFTTLDTHDGIGVVDVKDLMTDEECEATREALYAQGANVKKKYSSAEYNNLDIYQINCTYYSALGNNDQAYILARVLQCFAPGIPQIYYVGLLAGENDIELLERTKEGRNINRHYYTLAEIDETVRRPVVQQLFNLLKFRNTSPAFDGEFSVNTLDENRLEIVWDNTEAGVSAKLLADAAAKTFEITETLGGTTRSIIL; translated from the coding sequence ATGGGCATCAAAAACCAAGCCATGCTGATTACCTATGCCGACAGCTTGGGCAGCAACCTGAAAGATTTAAAAAGCGTGTTGGAAAAGCACATGGACGGCGTGATCGGCGGTATCCACATACTGCCTTTCTTCCCCTCTTCCGGCGACCGCGGTTTCGCGCCGATGGACTATACACAGGTCGATCCCGCATTCGGCAACTGGGAAGATGTGCGCGTGCTGGCAGAAAAATACGATCTGATGTTTGATTTTATGGTCAACCACATTTCCGCCCAATCGCCCTATTTCCAAGATTTTCTGGCCAACAAAGACGAATCCGCCTACCGCAGCCTCTTTATCCGCTACAAGGAATTCTGGCCCGGCGGCGAGCCGACAGCCGAACAGGTAGACGCCATCTACAAGCGCAAGCCGCGCGCACCCTACCGCATGGCGGAATTTTCAGACGGCACTTCGGAAAAAGTGTGGTGTACCTTTGACGAAGAACAGGTGGATTTGGACGTTACCGCCCCCGTGACCAAACAGTTCATCAAAGACAATCTGACCTTTTTGGCCCGGCAGGGTGCATCGATTATCCGCCTGGACGCTTTTGCCTATGCCAACAAGCGCATCGGTACCGACTGTTTCTTTGTCGAACCCGACATCTGGCAGACGCTGAAAGAATGCGCCGATACGCTGGATGCGCACCAGGTTGCCGTACTGCCCGAAATCCACGAACACTACACCATTCAGCTGAAAATCGCCGAACACGGTTATTACGTATACGATTTCGCCCTACCCATGCTGGTGCTGCACACCCTGTTCAGCGGCCGCGTAGACCGCCTGGCACACTGGCTGGCCGTCTGCCCGCGCAAACAGTTCACCACGCTGGACACGCACGACGGTATCGGCGTGGTGGACGTAAAAGACCTGATGACGGACGAAGAATGCGAAGCCACCCGCGAAGCTCTGTATGCACAAGGTGCCAACGTCAAGAAAAAATACAGCAGCGCGGAATACAACAATCTGGACATCTATCAGATCAACTGCACCTACTATTCCGCCTTGGGCAACAACGACCAAGCCTATATTCTGGCACGGGTGTTGCAATGTTTCGCACCGGGTATTCCGCAAATTTACTACGTCGGCCTGCTGGCGGGTGAAAACGACATCGAGCTTTTGGAGCGCACCAAAGAAGGCCGCAACATCAACCGCCATTACTACACGCTGGCGGAAATCGACGAAACCGTGCGCCGTCCCGTGGTACAGCAACTGTTCAATCTGCTGAAATTCCGCAACACTTCGCCTGCTTTCGACGGCGAATTCAGCGTCAACACCTTGGACGAGAACCGGCTGGAAATCGTGTGGGACAACACCGAAGCGGGCGTATCCGCCAAACTGCTCGCCGATGCAGCCGCCAAAACCTTCGAAATCACCGAAACTTTGGGCGGCACAACCCGCAGCATTATATTGTAA
- a CDS encoding HAD-IA family hydrolase yields the protein MYYTNTQFASDKRPQVIIFDWDGTLADTAGPIVAAMRAAFAENGLTPPPSETVRQLIGYSLPVMVARLAADCDSSVQARIMRSYMLGTLNPNNGGMRLFDDALPCLDALKTAGFRLAVATGKGRAGLDKAIVQTGTADYWETTCCADECPSKPAPDMVREICGELGVLPSCVWVVGDTVYDVQMALAAGAQAVAVTTGAHDEAQLRQANPSAVIGCLAELPALLAV from the coding sequence ATGTATTATACTAACACACAATTTGCGTCCGACAAGCGGCCTCAGGTCATTATTTTCGATTGGGACGGCACGCTGGCCGATACGGCTGGGCCGATTGTGGCCGCTATGCGTGCGGCGTTTGCCGAAAACGGTCTGACACCGCCGCCGTCTGAAACAGTCAGGCAGCTGATCGGTTACAGCCTGCCGGTGATGGTGGCGCGTTTGGCGGCCGATTGCGACAGCAGTGTGCAGGCGCGCATTATGCGCAGCTATATGCTCGGTACGCTCAATCCCAATAACGGCGGTATGCGTCTGTTCGATGATGCGCTGCCCTGTCTGGACGCGCTGAAAACGGCGGGTTTCCGCCTGGCGGTGGCGACGGGCAAGGGGCGGGCGGGGCTGGATAAAGCCATCGTCCAAACCGGTACGGCGGATTATTGGGAAACCACGTGCTGCGCGGACGAATGTCCTTCCAAGCCCGCGCCGGATATGGTGCGGGAAATCTGTGGCGAACTGGGTGTGCTGCCGTCCTGCGTGTGGGTGGTGGGCGATACGGTTTACGATGTGCAGATGGCGCTTGCGGCCGGGGCGCAGGCGGTGGCCGTTACGACCGGCGCGCACGATGAGGCGCAGTTGCGGCAGGCGAATCCGTCGGCAGTCATCGGCTGTTTGGCCGAATTGCCCGCGCTGCTGGCGGTTTAG
- a CDS encoding S49 family peptidase, whose product MTFKIRREEEKRDSVNGLPDAAAQPWERQVVEGLIQTAYRDQRSARFWRNVWRGVSALLFAATLFTLHSCGGGFSMSGGSRPASKPHTAVIRLNGEIGGSRDQAALLREGLEAAYANSSVKGIIIRADSPGGSPVMANTAFKEIRRLKADNPEVPVYVVAEDMCASGCYYIAAAADKIYADPSSLIGSIGVIGGGFDFTGLMDKLGVKRRLRIAGGNKGMGDPFSPETPEQQAIWQEMLNDIHQEFIKAVREGRKGRLKEQQFPDLFSGRIYTGNEAQKAGLIDGFGDIYSVSRDEFDAPELVDYTPEDDELTRLLGRRLGSEIQNGWNSLRQTW is encoded by the coding sequence ATGACTTTCAAAATCCGTCGGGAAGAAGAGAAGCGCGACAGTGTAAACGGGCTGCCGGATGCTGCGGCGCAGCCGTGGGAACGTCAGGTGGTGGAGGGGCTGATTCAGACGGCCTACCGCGACCAGCGCAGCGCGCGTTTCTGGCGCAATGTCTGGCGGGGCGTATCCGCGCTGCTGTTTGCCGCCACGCTGTTTACGCTCCACAGTTGCGGGGGCGGTTTCAGCATGTCGGGCGGCAGCCGGCCGGCCAGCAAACCGCATACGGCCGTCATCCGGCTCAACGGCGAAATCGGCGGCAGCCGCGATCAGGCCGCGCTGTTGCGCGAAGGCTTGGAGGCCGCTTATGCCAACAGCAGCGTGAAAGGGATTATTATCCGCGCCGACAGCCCGGGCGGCTCGCCCGTGATGGCCAATACCGCCTTTAAGGAAATACGCCGTCTGAAAGCGGACAATCCCGAAGTGCCGGTTTATGTGGTGGCCGAAGATATGTGCGCATCGGGCTGCTACTACATCGCGGCGGCGGCAGATAAAATTTATGCCGACCCGTCCAGTCTCATCGGCAGCATAGGCGTGATCGGCGGCGGTTTCGATTTTACCGGCCTGATGGACAAACTGGGTGTCAAACGCCGCCTGCGCATTGCGGGCGGCAATAAGGGTATGGGCGATCCGTTTTCGCCGGAAACGCCCGAGCAGCAGGCCATTTGGCAGGAAATGCTCAACGATATCCATCAGGAATTTATCAAAGCGGTGCGCGAAGGGCGCAAAGGCCGTCTGAAAGAGCAGCAGTTTCCCGATTTGTTCAGCGGCCGTATCTACACCGGCAACGAAGCGCAGAAAGCCGGCCTGATTGACGGTTTCGGCGATATTTACAGCGTTTCGCGCGATGAATTCGATGCGCCCGAACTGGTGGACTACACGCCCGAAGATGATGAACTGACCCGCCTGCTCGGCCGCCGCTTGGGCAGCGAAATCCAAAACGGCTGGAACAGCCTGCGTCAGACTTGGTAG
- the dnaQ gene encoding DNA polymerase III subunit epsilon, with product MARRQIILDTETTGFDPATGDRMIEFAGIEMINRRLTGDALHLYMHPERDIPEGAVAVHGITLEKLEAENAPPFAEVGQRIADYLRGAELIIHNAKFDVGFLDMEFKRIGLPNVKELGCEVIDTLAMAREMFPGQKASLDALCTRFEVDRSKRVFHGALIDCELLAEVYLAMTRSQFSLVDTLEADSGGTVSALSRPRPQFLKVQAASPEECAEHEAYLDGLDQAAGGRCAWRGSLQEKA from the coding sequence ATGGCACGCCGACAAATTATTCTGGATACCGAAACCACCGGCTTTGACCCCGCCACGGGCGACCGCATGATTGAGTTTGCCGGTATCGAAATGATCAACCGCCGCCTGACCGGCGACGCGCTGCACCTTTATATGCACCCCGAACGCGATATTCCCGAAGGTGCGGTGGCGGTGCACGGCATCACGCTGGAAAAACTGGAAGCGGAAAACGCGCCGCCGTTTGCCGAAGTCGGGCAGCGGATAGCCGATTATCTGCGCGGGGCGGAGCTGATTATCCACAACGCCAAATTCGATGTCGGCTTTCTGGATATGGAATTTAAGCGCATCGGCTTGCCGAATGTGAAAGAGCTGGGCTGTGAGGTTATCGACACGCTGGCGATGGCGCGCGAAATGTTTCCCGGACAGAAAGCCAGTTTGGACGCGCTGTGTACCCGTTTCGAGGTGGACCGCAGCAAGCGCGTGTTCCACGGCGCGCTGATCGACTGCGAACTGCTGGCCGAAGTTTATCTGGCGATGACGCGCAGCCAGTTCAGTCTGGTGGACACGCTGGAAGCGGACAGCGGCGGTACGGTATCCGCCCTCAGTCGTCCGCGCCCGCAGTTTTTAAAAGTGCAGGCCGCTTCGCCGGAAGAATGCGCCGAACACGAAGCCTATCTCGACGGCTTGGATCAGGCGGCGGGCGGCCGCTGCGCGTGGCGCGGCAGTTTGCAGGAGAAAGCGTAG
- the ispD gene encoding 2-C-methyl-D-erythritol 4-phosphate cytidylyltransferase, producing MARQFAGESVAVRRIALIPAAGVGERFGADRPKQYVSLAGQSVLAHTLTVFERHPQIDAVAVVISPQDTWFDGEIQTAAFSKLRVLRNGGASRAETVSNGLAALSASGAVADQDCVLVHDAARCCLPRPALDRLLAAVGDGGCAILALPVADTLKRSADGMIIDETVSRCMLWQAQTPQAAPAGLLRRALAAADAAQMTDEASALEAAGAAVKLVTGDSRNLKLTLPQDEYIVRLLLAHPSEDES from the coding sequence GTGGCGCGGCAGTTTGCAGGAGAAAGCGTAGCCGTGCGCCGCATCGCCCTGATTCCCGCCGCCGGTGTCGGCGAGCGTTTCGGCGCAGACAGGCCCAAACAGTATGTGTCACTGGCCGGGCAGAGTGTGTTGGCGCACACCTTGACCGTCTTTGAACGCCACCCGCAGATTGACGCTGTAGCCGTGGTGATTTCGCCGCAGGATACATGGTTTGACGGCGAAATTCAGACGGCCGCTTTTTCCAAACTCCGTGTTTTGCGCAACGGCGGTGCCAGCCGTGCCGAAACCGTATCCAACGGCTTGGCCGCGCTGTCGGCAAGCGGGGCGGTTGCGGATCAGGACTGCGTTTTGGTACACGATGCCGCCCGCTGCTGCCTGCCGCGCCCCGCGCTCGACCGTCTGTTGGCCGCAGTCGGAGACGGCGGTTGTGCCATTTTGGCTTTGCCCGTTGCCGATACTTTAAAACGTTCGGCCGACGGCATGATCATTGATGAAACCGTTTCCCGCTGTATGCTTTGGCAGGCGCAAACGCCGCAGGCGGCACCGGCCGGATTGCTCCGCCGCGCGCTCGCCGCCGCCGATGCCGCGCAGATGACCGATGAAGCCTCGGCACTCGAAGCCGCAGGCGCAGCGGTGAAGCTGGTAACGGGAGACAGCCGCAATCTCAAACTCACTTTGCCGCAAGACGAATACATTGTGCGCCTGCTGCTGGCGCACCCGTCGGAGGACGAATCATGA
- the ispF gene encoding 2-C-methyl-D-erythritol 2,4-cyclodiphosphate synthase, translated as MNIRIGQGYDVHQLVPGRPLILGGVAIPFDKGLLGHSDADALLHALTDALLGAAALGDIGKLFPDTAAENKDADSRVLLRTAYQAVRRAGWQVVNVDSTVIAQQPKLRPHIDAMRANIAADLGLPVEAVNIKGKTNEKLGYLGRCEAIEAQAVVLLAADTARLFQDQTAWKTA; from the coding sequence ATGAATATCCGTATTGGACAGGGTTACGATGTCCACCAACTGGTTCCCGGCCGCCCGCTGATTCTCGGCGGTGTGGCCATTCCGTTCGACAAAGGCCTGCTCGGCCACTCCGATGCCGATGCGCTGCTGCACGCGCTCACCGATGCGCTGCTGGGGGCGGCAGCCTTGGGCGACATCGGCAAACTGTTTCCCGACACCGCCGCCGAAAACAAAGATGCCGACAGCCGCGTGCTGCTGCGTACTGCCTATCAGGCTGTGCGCCGTGCCGGTTGGCAGGTTGTCAATGTGGACAGCACCGTCATCGCCCAGCAGCCCAAGCTGCGTCCCCATATCGATGCGATGCGCGCAAACATTGCCGCCGATTTGGGTTTGCCCGTGGAGGCGGTGAACATTAAAGGAAAAACCAACGAAAAACTCGGCTATCTCGGCCGCTGCGAAGCTATTGAAGCACAAGCCGTGGTGCTGCTGGCCGCCGATACCGCCCGTCTGTTCCAAGACCAAACAGCATGGAAAACCGCTTGA
- the rpiA gene encoding ribose-5-phosphate isomerase RpiA — MNQQELKRTAARKAVEFVPENEYIGIGTGSTVNLFIEELAASGKCIKGAVSTSSATSALLAKFEIPEVSLREVIRLGVYIDGADEINHSLQMIKGGGGALLGEKIVASASDKFVCIADESKYVAKLGRFPLPVEVIPSARSLVARQLLKLGGEPELRVGFTTDNGHEILDIHHLDINQPLTLEDEINKITGVVENGIFARNGADVLILGRASGAEVIHIR; from the coding sequence ATGAACCAGCAGGAACTCAAACGCACTGCCGCCCGCAAAGCCGTGGAATTTGTCCCCGAAAACGAATACATCGGCATCGGCACAGGCTCGACCGTCAATCTGTTTATCGAAGAGCTGGCCGCCAGCGGCAAATGCATCAAAGGTGCAGTCAGCACGTCTTCCGCGACTTCCGCACTGCTGGCAAAATTTGAAATTCCCGAAGTGTCGTTGCGCGAGGTGATACGGCTGGGCGTCTATATCGACGGGGCAGACGAAATCAACCACAGCCTGCAAATGATTAAAGGCGGCGGCGGCGCTCTGTTGGGCGAGAAAATCGTGGCCAGCGCATCGGACAAATTCGTCTGCATTGCCGACGAAAGCAAATATGTGGCCAAACTCGGCCGCTTTCCGCTGCCGGTGGAAGTGATTCCGTCCGCCCGTTCGCTGGTGGCGCGCCAACTGCTCAAACTCGGCGGCGAACCCGAACTGCGCGTGGGCTTTACCACCGACAACGGCCACGAAATCCTCGATATCCACCATCTCGACATCAACCAGCCGCTGACTTTGGAAGACGAAATCAATAAAATCACCGGCGTGGTGGAAAACGGCATTTTCGCCCGCAATGGTGCAGATGTGCTGATTCTGGGCAGGGCGTCGGGTGCGGAAGTGATCCATATCCGTTAA
- a CDS encoding pyruvate, water dikinase regulatory protein — protein sequence MARRPAFFISDRTGLTSESMGEALLEQFRDVQFKRATYPFVDTPEKARAMVQIIEKTAQQTALRPLVFSSIVDEEIRSIIKSSPGLHLSFFDAFLGQLEDELGIQARHTAGGRHGIGDTERYDARMEAVNFSLNHDDGISDKDLQKADVILIGVSRSGKTPTCLYLALQYGIRAANYPLTPDDLDNPGLPPMLRNHLNKLYGLTIQPDRLAEIRQERRPDSHYASLATCKREVAEAQAMFRRFNIPFTNTTQKSVEELAVSIMQACKLKRRF from the coding sequence ATGGCCAGACGACCCGCTTTTTTTATTTCCGACCGCACCGGCCTCACGTCCGAAAGCATGGGTGAGGCACTGCTGGAGCAGTTTCGCGATGTGCAGTTCAAGCGTGCCACCTACCCTTTTGTCGATACGCCCGAGAAGGCGCGCGCCATGGTGCAGATTATCGAGAAAACCGCCCAGCAGACGGCCTTGCGCCCGCTGGTTTTTTCCAGCATTGTCGATGAGGAAATCCGCAGCATCATCAAAAGCAGCCCCGGCCTGCACCTGAGTTTTTTCGATGCTTTTCTCGGCCAGCTGGAAGACGAATTGGGCATACAGGCGCGCCATACCGCAGGCGGGCGGCACGGTATCGGCGATACGGAACGTTACGATGCGCGCATGGAAGCGGTCAATTTTTCGCTCAATCACGACGACGGCATCAGCGATAAAGACCTGCAAAAAGCCGATGTGATTCTGATCGGGGTTTCGCGCAGCGGCAAAACGCCGACCTGCCTGTATCTGGCACTGCAATACGGCATCCGCGCGGCCAACTATCCGCTCACACCGGACGATTTGGACAATCCCGGCCTGCCGCCCATGCTGCGCAACCATCTCAACAAACTCTACGGCCTGACCATTCAGCCCGACCGGTTGGCGGAAATCCGCCAGGAACGCCGTCCTGATTCCCACTATGCCAGCCTGGCCACCTGCAAACGCGAAGTGGCCGAGGCGCAGGCCATGTTCCGCCGCTTCAATATCCCTTTCACCAATACCACGCAGAAATCGGTGGAGGAGCTGGCCGTCAGTATCATGCAGGCCTGTAAGCTGAAACGGCGTTTTTAA